The Populus alba chromosome 6, ASM523922v2, whole genome shotgun sequence genome contains a region encoding:
- the LOC118048384 gene encoding uncharacterized protein isoform X1: MKINNRKVKKSETSSSSKLVLEEIIGLTTKNANGLASNTSTARFAYIAGCVVVVYNVDSTTQSHLLVSHRPPKPLTCVAMSRDGRFIAAGESGNQPAVLVWDCSTMSFVSELKGHLYGVECIAFSPNGEHVVSVGGYIYLWDWRSGILVTKLKASSSCSAVTSVSFSSDAKFIVTAGKKHLKFWTVGSSPGTRLSNGTGSLAMHGKPVNLGPQKGSSFISVTSAIGMNNSPATAEQVGDLFPIYVLTDEGTLCLVDSGLSVRKTVDLKVEQGYALSASDKLIACACCNGIVKLFTSETLNHAGTLLYSNAKSFRGDTNFHFQTIEVEKDSQLVPALPDAIACQFSTSEKLVVVYGDHTLYIWNIHDMKEATRCYALVSHSACIWDVKNLCCENMHDPSLACVARGCSGGVSFATCSADGTIRLWDLTLQSNLVEDDADHQSLNAKQVGGTRLVSSGILERNTAEAGVDTQGFRSMAASSDGKYLVAGDCEGNLHIYNLLTSDYACFQGIHEAEILSLSFSLSSKKRVISGDVVDSNCFLASGGRDRIIHLYDVERNFDLIGSIDDHSAAVTSVKLTFHGHKILSCSADRSLVFRDVCVAESCCKISRRHHQMASHGTVYDMALDPAMEFVVTVGQDKKINTFDIASGKLTRSFKHDKDFGDPIKVSMDPSCSYLACSYSNKSLCMYDAISGELVTRAVGHGEVITGVIFLPDCKHVVSVGGDSCIFVWKLPSRMSSRMLQRMKENAVPLSPKDLGPPSAFNQIVFSEAEDQQCTYNAEKMLLPENSNQFGEKKFYQGERPPRISMFRFSISRLPRWAQAKVEGSNSVSKNPDFASFQQQLELKTCLPDVDGGECGALCPEVQSPLGTVLGSRESNISSLSGSSASENNQSSPMPLDTLSCFAMDKRWLNVYTVCLDPLNSPEMPHLADPNMLVASPNSKIPSNGECSSAQANLAVKEERRASSKRHACSNNYGFLGKSENLSGIHITSKCHKAVAGHVTEQLHSHKAGCQIQEAMEVEADHMKSEGSDFFKHYFGSLSTTCKVAGSNPSVRRRYSAKYVVRQDYAGGGKSLFDTPVQNLHNKISTCKAESVPHITLEDPMTQNPEEQKQRESSEQDLKNSTQGYALSQGELTNCDLAEDSLNMKLTEAMDQKERTPETEGNNLQQRLTACWEALINLDNAADNAVHLFSELGTMASTEEISNSPGAKLHGDSTEEISNSRS; this comes from the exons atgaaaatcaacaaTCGCAAAGTCAAGAAATCAGAAACATCGTCATCTTCAAAG CTGGTTTTGGAAGAAATTATTGGATTAACAACGAAGAATGCTAATGGATTAGCTTCAAATACATCAACGGCAAGATTTGCTTATATTGCAGGATGTGTTGTGGTTGTTTACAATGTGGATTCAACTACTCAATCGCATCTCTTGGTGTCTCATAGACCACCCAAACCCTTGACTTGTGTTGCCATGTCACGTGATGGCCGGTTCATAGCTGCTGGAGAg TCTGGGAATCAACCTGCAGTGTTAGTGTGGGACTGTTCGACCATGAGTTTTGTATCTGAACTGAAGGGTCATCTTTATGGAGTTGAATGTATTGCTTTCTCACCCAACG GAGAGCATGTTGTTTCGGTTGGAGGATACATATATCTTTGGGATTGGAGAAGTGGGATTTTGGTGACCAAGCTTAAAGCAAGTTCATCTTGTTCTGCTGTTACATCTGTGAGCTTCTCATCAGATGCGAAATTCATTGTAACTGCCGGAAAAAAGCACTTGAAATTCTGGACAGTTGGATCTTCTCCAGGGACTCGCTTAAGTAATGGGACAGGATCACTTGCAATGCATGGGAAGCCTGTTAATCTTGGACCTCAGAAAGGAAGTTCATTCATTTCTGTCACGTCTGCAATCGGGATGAATAATAGTCCTGCCACAGCTGAACAAGTTGGTGATTTGTTTCCCATTTATGTGTTGACGGATGAAG GTACTTTATGCCTTGTGGATTCTGGGCTGTCAGTAAGAAAGACAGTGGACTTAAAG GTAGAACAAGGCTATGCACTATCTGCATCCGATAAGCTCATTGCTTGTGCTTGTTGTAATGGAATTGTAAAACTCTTTACTAGTGAGACACTCAATCATGCCGGAACTCTGCTATATTCGAATGCCAAAAGTTTCCGGGGGGACactaattttcattttcagaCTATAGAAGTTGAAAAGGATTCTCAACTTGTGCCTGCTCTGCCTGATGCAATTGCTTGTCAATTCTCTACCTCAGAAAAGTTAG TGGTTGTTTATGGAGATCATACTCTCTATATATGGAATATTCATGATATGAAAGAG GCAACGAGGTGCTATGCATTAGTTTCACACTCTGCATGCATTTGGGATGTCAAGAATCTTTGTTGTGAAAACATGCACGATCCATCTCTAGCATGTGTTGCAAGAGGTTGTTCTGGTGGAGTTTCATTTGCAACATGCTCGGCAGATGGTACTATTAGGTTGTGGGATCTTACTTTGCAATCCAATTTGGTAGAGGATGATGCAGATCATCAATCCTTGAATGCCAAACAAGTGGGTGGCACACGTTTAG TAAGTTCTGGGATTTTGGAGCGAAACACTGCAGAGGCAGGAGTTGACACTCAAGGGTTTCGGTCAATGGCTGCTAGTTCAGATGGAAAGTACTTGGTTGCTGGTGATTGCGAGGGAAATCTTCACATATATAACCTACTAACTTCTGATTATGCATGTTTTCAG GGCATTCATGAGGCAGAGATCCTCTCATTGAGCTTCAGCTTGTCAAGCAAGAAACGTGTTATTTCTGGAGATGTGGTGGATAGCAATTGCTTCCTTGCATCAGGGGGGCGAGATCGAATTATCCATCTTTATGACGTCGAAAG GAATTTTGATCTCATTGGAAGTATTGATGACCATTCAGCTGCCGTGACTTCTGTAAAACTCACTTTCCATGGCCATAAGATTCTCAGTTGCAGTGCTGATAG GTCACTGGTGTTCCGAGATGTTTGTGTTGCAGAGAGCTGTTGTAAGATCTCTCGACGTCATCATCAAATGGCGTCTCATGGAACCGTGTATGACATGGCTTTAGATCCAGCAATGGAGTTTGTTGTTACTGTTGGGCAG GATAAGAAGATAAACACATTCGACATTGCTTCTGGGAAGCTAACTAGATCATTCAAGCATGATAAAGATTTTGGAGACCCAATAAAG GTCTCAATGGACCCAAGCTGCAGTTATTTGGCATGCTCCTACTCTAACAAGTCTTTGTGCATGTATGATGCTATCAGTGGAGAGTTGGTCACAAGAGCTGTGGGACATGGTGAAGTAATAACTGGTGTGATCTTTTTGCCTGACTGCAAGCATGTGGTATCT GTTGGGGGCGATAGTTGTATTTTTGTGTGGAAACTACCGAGTCGTATGTCTTCCAGGATGCTGCAGCGAATGAAGGAAAATGCTGTTCCCTTGTCCCCAAAAGACCTAGGCCCACCATCTGCTTTTAATCAAATCGTGTTTTCTGAAGCAGAAGACCAGCAGTGCACATACAATGCTGAAAAAATGCTTTTGCCTGAAAACTCCAACcaatttggagaaaaaaagttttatcaAGGAGAGCGGCCTCCACGGATCTCAATGTTTAGATTTAGCATTTCAAGACTTCCAAGATGGGCACAAGCTAAAGTTGAAGGCTCTAATAGTGTTTCAAAAAATCCAGATTTCGCTTCATTTCAG CAGCAACTAGAACTAAAAACTTGCCTGCCGGACGTTGATGGTGGGGAATGTGGTGCATTGTGCCCAGAAGTTCAAAGTCCACTCGGTACTGTTTTGGGAAGCAGGGAGTCAAACATCAGTAGCTTATCTGGAAGTTCTGCTAGTGAAAACAACCAAAGTTCACCAATGCCTCTAGATACTCTTAG TTGCTTTGCCATGGACAAACGTTGGCTGAATGTCTATACTGTATGTTTGGATCCACTCAATTCTCCGGAGATGCCTCATTTAGCAGATCCGAACATGCTAGTTGCCTCACCAAATTCGA AAATACCAAGTAATGGTGAGTGCTCTTCCGCGCAAGCTAACCTTGCTGTAAAAGAGGAGCGCAGAGCTAGTTCAAAAAGACATGCCTGTTCCAATAATTATGGCTTTCTTGGGAAAAGTGAAAATTTATCTGGCATCCACATTACAAGTAAATGCCATAAGGCAGTTGCTGGTCATGTGACAGAGCAGTTGCATTCACATAAAGCGGGATGCCAAATTCAAGAAGCAATGGAAGTCGAAGCTGATCATATGAAGTCAGAAGGAAGTGATTTTTTCAAGCATTATTTTGGCAGTTTATCAACCACATGCAAG GTGGCTGGAAGTAACCCTTCTGTTCGAAGAAGGTACTCTGCAAAATATGTGGTGCGCCAGGACTATGCTGGAGGAGGCAAGAGCCTGTTTGACACACCTGTTCAAAATCTTCACAATAAAATCTCGACCTGCAAGGCAGAATCTGTCCCACATATTACCTTAGAGGATCCAATGACCCAGAATCCGGAAGAACAGAAACAGAGAGAATCTTCTGAACAG GACCTAAAGAACTCAACACAGGGCTATGCTCTCTCACAAGGTGAATTGACCAACTGCGATCTCGCAGAAGATTCTTTAAACATGAAATTAACAGAGGCCATGGATCAAAAGGAACGCACTCCTGAAACTGAAGGAAACAATCTGCAGCAAAGACTAACTGCATGCTGGGAAGCACTAATAAATTTGGACAATGCAGCTGACAATGCAGTCCATTTATTTTCAGAATTAGGAACTATGGCCTCCACAGAAGAAATATCAAACAGTCCCGGAGCTAAGTTACATGGCGACTCCACAGAAGAAATATCAAACAGTCGGAGCTAA
- the LOC118048384 gene encoding uncharacterized protein isoform X2, giving the protein MKINNRKVKKSETSSSSKLVLEEIIGLTTKNANGLASNTSTARFAYIAGCVVVVYNVDSTTQSHLLVSHRPPKPLTCVAMSRDGRFIAAGESGNQPAVLVWDCSTMSFVSELKGHLYGVECIAFSPNGEHVVSVGGYIYLWDWRSGILVTKLKASSSCSAVTSVSFSSDAKFIVTAGKKHLKFWTVGSSPGTRLSNGTGSLAMHGKPVNLGPQKGSSFISVTSAIGMNNSPATAEQVGDLFPIYVLTDEGTLCLVDSGLSVRKTVDLKVEQGYALSASDKLIACACCNGIVKLFTSETLNHAGTLLYSNAKSFRGDTNFHFQTIEVEKDSQLVPALPDAIACQFSTSEKLVVVYGDHTLYIWNIHDMKEATRCYALVSHSACIWDVKNLCCENMHDPSLACVARGCSGGVSFATCSADGTIRLWDLTLQSNLVEDDADHQSLNAKQVGGTRLVSSGILERNTAEAGVDTQGFRSMAASSDGKYLVAGDCEGNLHIYNLLTSDYACFQGIHEAEILSLSFSLSSKKRVISGDVVDSNCFLASGGRDRIIHLYDVERNFDLIGSIDDHSAAVTSVKLTFHGHKILSCSADRSLVFRDVCVAESCCKISRRHHQMASHGTVYDMALDPAMEFVVTVGQDKKINTFDIASGKLTRSFKHDKDFGDPIKVSMDPSCSYLACSYSNKSLCMYDAISGELVTRAVGHGEVITGVIFLPDCKHVVSVGGDSCIFVWKLPSRMSSRMLQRMKENAVPLSPKDLGPPSAFNQIVFSEAEDQQCTYNAEKMLLPENSNQFGEKKFYQGERPPRISMFRFSISRLPRWAQAKVEGSNSVSKNPDFASFQQLELKTCLPDVDGGECGALCPEVQSPLGTVLGSRESNISSLSGSSASENNQSSPMPLDTLSCFAMDKRWLNVYTVCLDPLNSPEMPHLADPNMLVASPNSKIPSNGECSSAQANLAVKEERRASSKRHACSNNYGFLGKSENLSGIHITSKCHKAVAGHVTEQLHSHKAGCQIQEAMEVEADHMKSEGSDFFKHYFGSLSTTCKVAGSNPSVRRRYSAKYVVRQDYAGGGKSLFDTPVQNLHNKISTCKAESVPHITLEDPMTQNPEEQKQRESSEQDLKNSTQGYALSQGELTNCDLAEDSLNMKLTEAMDQKERTPETEGNNLQQRLTACWEALINLDNAADNAVHLFSELGTMASTEEISNSPGAKLHGDSTEEISNSRS; this is encoded by the exons atgaaaatcaacaaTCGCAAAGTCAAGAAATCAGAAACATCGTCATCTTCAAAG CTGGTTTTGGAAGAAATTATTGGATTAACAACGAAGAATGCTAATGGATTAGCTTCAAATACATCAACGGCAAGATTTGCTTATATTGCAGGATGTGTTGTGGTTGTTTACAATGTGGATTCAACTACTCAATCGCATCTCTTGGTGTCTCATAGACCACCCAAACCCTTGACTTGTGTTGCCATGTCACGTGATGGCCGGTTCATAGCTGCTGGAGAg TCTGGGAATCAACCTGCAGTGTTAGTGTGGGACTGTTCGACCATGAGTTTTGTATCTGAACTGAAGGGTCATCTTTATGGAGTTGAATGTATTGCTTTCTCACCCAACG GAGAGCATGTTGTTTCGGTTGGAGGATACATATATCTTTGGGATTGGAGAAGTGGGATTTTGGTGACCAAGCTTAAAGCAAGTTCATCTTGTTCTGCTGTTACATCTGTGAGCTTCTCATCAGATGCGAAATTCATTGTAACTGCCGGAAAAAAGCACTTGAAATTCTGGACAGTTGGATCTTCTCCAGGGACTCGCTTAAGTAATGGGACAGGATCACTTGCAATGCATGGGAAGCCTGTTAATCTTGGACCTCAGAAAGGAAGTTCATTCATTTCTGTCACGTCTGCAATCGGGATGAATAATAGTCCTGCCACAGCTGAACAAGTTGGTGATTTGTTTCCCATTTATGTGTTGACGGATGAAG GTACTTTATGCCTTGTGGATTCTGGGCTGTCAGTAAGAAAGACAGTGGACTTAAAG GTAGAACAAGGCTATGCACTATCTGCATCCGATAAGCTCATTGCTTGTGCTTGTTGTAATGGAATTGTAAAACTCTTTACTAGTGAGACACTCAATCATGCCGGAACTCTGCTATATTCGAATGCCAAAAGTTTCCGGGGGGACactaattttcattttcagaCTATAGAAGTTGAAAAGGATTCTCAACTTGTGCCTGCTCTGCCTGATGCAATTGCTTGTCAATTCTCTACCTCAGAAAAGTTAG TGGTTGTTTATGGAGATCATACTCTCTATATATGGAATATTCATGATATGAAAGAG GCAACGAGGTGCTATGCATTAGTTTCACACTCTGCATGCATTTGGGATGTCAAGAATCTTTGTTGTGAAAACATGCACGATCCATCTCTAGCATGTGTTGCAAGAGGTTGTTCTGGTGGAGTTTCATTTGCAACATGCTCGGCAGATGGTACTATTAGGTTGTGGGATCTTACTTTGCAATCCAATTTGGTAGAGGATGATGCAGATCATCAATCCTTGAATGCCAAACAAGTGGGTGGCACACGTTTAG TAAGTTCTGGGATTTTGGAGCGAAACACTGCAGAGGCAGGAGTTGACACTCAAGGGTTTCGGTCAATGGCTGCTAGTTCAGATGGAAAGTACTTGGTTGCTGGTGATTGCGAGGGAAATCTTCACATATATAACCTACTAACTTCTGATTATGCATGTTTTCAG GGCATTCATGAGGCAGAGATCCTCTCATTGAGCTTCAGCTTGTCAAGCAAGAAACGTGTTATTTCTGGAGATGTGGTGGATAGCAATTGCTTCCTTGCATCAGGGGGGCGAGATCGAATTATCCATCTTTATGACGTCGAAAG GAATTTTGATCTCATTGGAAGTATTGATGACCATTCAGCTGCCGTGACTTCTGTAAAACTCACTTTCCATGGCCATAAGATTCTCAGTTGCAGTGCTGATAG GTCACTGGTGTTCCGAGATGTTTGTGTTGCAGAGAGCTGTTGTAAGATCTCTCGACGTCATCATCAAATGGCGTCTCATGGAACCGTGTATGACATGGCTTTAGATCCAGCAATGGAGTTTGTTGTTACTGTTGGGCAG GATAAGAAGATAAACACATTCGACATTGCTTCTGGGAAGCTAACTAGATCATTCAAGCATGATAAAGATTTTGGAGACCCAATAAAG GTCTCAATGGACCCAAGCTGCAGTTATTTGGCATGCTCCTACTCTAACAAGTCTTTGTGCATGTATGATGCTATCAGTGGAGAGTTGGTCACAAGAGCTGTGGGACATGGTGAAGTAATAACTGGTGTGATCTTTTTGCCTGACTGCAAGCATGTGGTATCT GTTGGGGGCGATAGTTGTATTTTTGTGTGGAAACTACCGAGTCGTATGTCTTCCAGGATGCTGCAGCGAATGAAGGAAAATGCTGTTCCCTTGTCCCCAAAAGACCTAGGCCCACCATCTGCTTTTAATCAAATCGTGTTTTCTGAAGCAGAAGACCAGCAGTGCACATACAATGCTGAAAAAATGCTTTTGCCTGAAAACTCCAACcaatttggagaaaaaaagttttatcaAGGAGAGCGGCCTCCACGGATCTCAATGTTTAGATTTAGCATTTCAAGACTTCCAAGATGGGCACAAGCTAAAGTTGAAGGCTCTAATAGTGTTTCAAAAAATCCAGATTTCGCTTCATTTCAG CAACTAGAACTAAAAACTTGCCTGCCGGACGTTGATGGTGGGGAATGTGGTGCATTGTGCCCAGAAGTTCAAAGTCCACTCGGTACTGTTTTGGGAAGCAGGGAGTCAAACATCAGTAGCTTATCTGGAAGTTCTGCTAGTGAAAACAACCAAAGTTCACCAATGCCTCTAGATACTCTTAG TTGCTTTGCCATGGACAAACGTTGGCTGAATGTCTATACTGTATGTTTGGATCCACTCAATTCTCCGGAGATGCCTCATTTAGCAGATCCGAACATGCTAGTTGCCTCACCAAATTCGA AAATACCAAGTAATGGTGAGTGCTCTTCCGCGCAAGCTAACCTTGCTGTAAAAGAGGAGCGCAGAGCTAGTTCAAAAAGACATGCCTGTTCCAATAATTATGGCTTTCTTGGGAAAAGTGAAAATTTATCTGGCATCCACATTACAAGTAAATGCCATAAGGCAGTTGCTGGTCATGTGACAGAGCAGTTGCATTCACATAAAGCGGGATGCCAAATTCAAGAAGCAATGGAAGTCGAAGCTGATCATATGAAGTCAGAAGGAAGTGATTTTTTCAAGCATTATTTTGGCAGTTTATCAACCACATGCAAG GTGGCTGGAAGTAACCCTTCTGTTCGAAGAAGGTACTCTGCAAAATATGTGGTGCGCCAGGACTATGCTGGAGGAGGCAAGAGCCTGTTTGACACACCTGTTCAAAATCTTCACAATAAAATCTCGACCTGCAAGGCAGAATCTGTCCCACATATTACCTTAGAGGATCCAATGACCCAGAATCCGGAAGAACAGAAACAGAGAGAATCTTCTGAACAG GACCTAAAGAACTCAACACAGGGCTATGCTCTCTCACAAGGTGAATTGACCAACTGCGATCTCGCAGAAGATTCTTTAAACATGAAATTAACAGAGGCCATGGATCAAAAGGAACGCACTCCTGAAACTGAAGGAAACAATCTGCAGCAAAGACTAACTGCATGCTGGGAAGCACTAATAAATTTGGACAATGCAGCTGACAATGCAGTCCATTTATTTTCAGAATTAGGAACTATGGCCTCCACAGAAGAAATATCAAACAGTCCCGGAGCTAAGTTACATGGCGACTCCACAGAAGAAATATCAAACAGTCGGAGCTAA
- the LOC118048384 gene encoding uncharacterized protein isoform X3 gives MSFVSELKGHLYGVECIAFSPNGEHVVSVGGYIYLWDWRSGILVTKLKASSSCSAVTSVSFSSDAKFIVTAGKKHLKFWTVGSSPGTRLSNGTGSLAMHGKPVNLGPQKGSSFISVTSAIGMNNSPATAEQVGDLFPIYVLTDEGTLCLVDSGLSVRKTVDLKVEQGYALSASDKLIACACCNGIVKLFTSETLNHAGTLLYSNAKSFRGDTNFHFQTIEVEKDSQLVPALPDAIACQFSTSEKLVVVYGDHTLYIWNIHDMKEATRCYALVSHSACIWDVKNLCCENMHDPSLACVARGCSGGVSFATCSADGTIRLWDLTLQSNLVEDDADHQSLNAKQVGGTRLVSSGILERNTAEAGVDTQGFRSMAASSDGKYLVAGDCEGNLHIYNLLTSDYACFQGIHEAEILSLSFSLSSKKRVISGDVVDSNCFLASGGRDRIIHLYDVERNFDLIGSIDDHSAAVTSVKLTFHGHKILSCSADRSLVFRDVCVAESCCKISRRHHQMASHGTVYDMALDPAMEFVVTVGQDKKINTFDIASGKLTRSFKHDKDFGDPIKVSMDPSCSYLACSYSNKSLCMYDAISGELVTRAVGHGEVITGVIFLPDCKHVVSVGGDSCIFVWKLPSRMSSRMLQRMKENAVPLSPKDLGPPSAFNQIVFSEAEDQQCTYNAEKMLLPENSNQFGEKKFYQGERPPRISMFRFSISRLPRWAQAKVEGSNSVSKNPDFASFQQQLELKTCLPDVDGGECGALCPEVQSPLGTVLGSRESNISSLSGSSASENNQSSPMPLDTLSCFAMDKRWLNVYTVCLDPLNSPEMPHLADPNMLVASPNSKIPSNGECSSAQANLAVKEERRASSKRHACSNNYGFLGKSENLSGIHITSKCHKAVAGHVTEQLHSHKAGCQIQEAMEVEADHMKSEGSDFFKHYFGSLSTTCKVAGSNPSVRRRYSAKYVVRQDYAGGGKSLFDTPVQNLHNKISTCKAESVPHITLEDPMTQNPEEQKQRESSEQDLKNSTQGYALSQGELTNCDLAEDSLNMKLTEAMDQKERTPETEGNNLQQRLTACWEALINLDNAADNAVHLFSELGTMASTEEISNSPGAKLHGDSTEEISNSRS, from the exons ATGAGTTTTGTATCTGAACTGAAGGGTCATCTTTATGGAGTTGAATGTATTGCTTTCTCACCCAACG GAGAGCATGTTGTTTCGGTTGGAGGATACATATATCTTTGGGATTGGAGAAGTGGGATTTTGGTGACCAAGCTTAAAGCAAGTTCATCTTGTTCTGCTGTTACATCTGTGAGCTTCTCATCAGATGCGAAATTCATTGTAACTGCCGGAAAAAAGCACTTGAAATTCTGGACAGTTGGATCTTCTCCAGGGACTCGCTTAAGTAATGGGACAGGATCACTTGCAATGCATGGGAAGCCTGTTAATCTTGGACCTCAGAAAGGAAGTTCATTCATTTCTGTCACGTCTGCAATCGGGATGAATAATAGTCCTGCCACAGCTGAACAAGTTGGTGATTTGTTTCCCATTTATGTGTTGACGGATGAAG GTACTTTATGCCTTGTGGATTCTGGGCTGTCAGTAAGAAAGACAGTGGACTTAAAG GTAGAACAAGGCTATGCACTATCTGCATCCGATAAGCTCATTGCTTGTGCTTGTTGTAATGGAATTGTAAAACTCTTTACTAGTGAGACACTCAATCATGCCGGAACTCTGCTATATTCGAATGCCAAAAGTTTCCGGGGGGACactaattttcattttcagaCTATAGAAGTTGAAAAGGATTCTCAACTTGTGCCTGCTCTGCCTGATGCAATTGCTTGTCAATTCTCTACCTCAGAAAAGTTAG TGGTTGTTTATGGAGATCATACTCTCTATATATGGAATATTCATGATATGAAAGAG GCAACGAGGTGCTATGCATTAGTTTCACACTCTGCATGCATTTGGGATGTCAAGAATCTTTGTTGTGAAAACATGCACGATCCATCTCTAGCATGTGTTGCAAGAGGTTGTTCTGGTGGAGTTTCATTTGCAACATGCTCGGCAGATGGTACTATTAGGTTGTGGGATCTTACTTTGCAATCCAATTTGGTAGAGGATGATGCAGATCATCAATCCTTGAATGCCAAACAAGTGGGTGGCACACGTTTAG TAAGTTCTGGGATTTTGGAGCGAAACACTGCAGAGGCAGGAGTTGACACTCAAGGGTTTCGGTCAATGGCTGCTAGTTCAGATGGAAAGTACTTGGTTGCTGGTGATTGCGAGGGAAATCTTCACATATATAACCTACTAACTTCTGATTATGCATGTTTTCAG GGCATTCATGAGGCAGAGATCCTCTCATTGAGCTTCAGCTTGTCAAGCAAGAAACGTGTTATTTCTGGAGATGTGGTGGATAGCAATTGCTTCCTTGCATCAGGGGGGCGAGATCGAATTATCCATCTTTATGACGTCGAAAG GAATTTTGATCTCATTGGAAGTATTGATGACCATTCAGCTGCCGTGACTTCTGTAAAACTCACTTTCCATGGCCATAAGATTCTCAGTTGCAGTGCTGATAG GTCACTGGTGTTCCGAGATGTTTGTGTTGCAGAGAGCTGTTGTAAGATCTCTCGACGTCATCATCAAATGGCGTCTCATGGAACCGTGTATGACATGGCTTTAGATCCAGCAATGGAGTTTGTTGTTACTGTTGGGCAG GATAAGAAGATAAACACATTCGACATTGCTTCTGGGAAGCTAACTAGATCATTCAAGCATGATAAAGATTTTGGAGACCCAATAAAG GTCTCAATGGACCCAAGCTGCAGTTATTTGGCATGCTCCTACTCTAACAAGTCTTTGTGCATGTATGATGCTATCAGTGGAGAGTTGGTCACAAGAGCTGTGGGACATGGTGAAGTAATAACTGGTGTGATCTTTTTGCCTGACTGCAAGCATGTGGTATCT GTTGGGGGCGATAGTTGTATTTTTGTGTGGAAACTACCGAGTCGTATGTCTTCCAGGATGCTGCAGCGAATGAAGGAAAATGCTGTTCCCTTGTCCCCAAAAGACCTAGGCCCACCATCTGCTTTTAATCAAATCGTGTTTTCTGAAGCAGAAGACCAGCAGTGCACATACAATGCTGAAAAAATGCTTTTGCCTGAAAACTCCAACcaatttggagaaaaaaagttttatcaAGGAGAGCGGCCTCCACGGATCTCAATGTTTAGATTTAGCATTTCAAGACTTCCAAGATGGGCACAAGCTAAAGTTGAAGGCTCTAATAGTGTTTCAAAAAATCCAGATTTCGCTTCATTTCAG CAGCAACTAGAACTAAAAACTTGCCTGCCGGACGTTGATGGTGGGGAATGTGGTGCATTGTGCCCAGAAGTTCAAAGTCCACTCGGTACTGTTTTGGGAAGCAGGGAGTCAAACATCAGTAGCTTATCTGGAAGTTCTGCTAGTGAAAACAACCAAAGTTCACCAATGCCTCTAGATACTCTTAG TTGCTTTGCCATGGACAAACGTTGGCTGAATGTCTATACTGTATGTTTGGATCCACTCAATTCTCCGGAGATGCCTCATTTAGCAGATCCGAACATGCTAGTTGCCTCACCAAATTCGA AAATACCAAGTAATGGTGAGTGCTCTTCCGCGCAAGCTAACCTTGCTGTAAAAGAGGAGCGCAGAGCTAGTTCAAAAAGACATGCCTGTTCCAATAATTATGGCTTTCTTGGGAAAAGTGAAAATTTATCTGGCATCCACATTACAAGTAAATGCCATAAGGCAGTTGCTGGTCATGTGACAGAGCAGTTGCATTCACATAAAGCGGGATGCCAAATTCAAGAAGCAATGGAAGTCGAAGCTGATCATATGAAGTCAGAAGGAAGTGATTTTTTCAAGCATTATTTTGGCAGTTTATCAACCACATGCAAG GTGGCTGGAAGTAACCCTTCTGTTCGAAGAAGGTACTCTGCAAAATATGTGGTGCGCCAGGACTATGCTGGAGGAGGCAAGAGCCTGTTTGACACACCTGTTCAAAATCTTCACAATAAAATCTCGACCTGCAAGGCAGAATCTGTCCCACATATTACCTTAGAGGATCCAATGACCCAGAATCCGGAAGAACAGAAACAGAGAGAATCTTCTGAACAG GACCTAAAGAACTCAACACAGGGCTATGCTCTCTCACAAGGTGAATTGACCAACTGCGATCTCGCAGAAGATTCTTTAAACATGAAATTAACAGAGGCCATGGATCAAAAGGAACGCACTCCTGAAACTGAAGGAAACAATCTGCAGCAAAGACTAACTGCATGCTGGGAAGCACTAATAAATTTGGACAATGCAGCTGACAATGCAGTCCATTTATTTTCAGAATTAGGAACTATGGCCTCCACAGAAGAAATATCAAACAGTCCCGGAGCTAAGTTACATGGCGACTCCACAGAAGAAATATCAAACAGTCGGAGCTAA